In Phyllostomus discolor isolate MPI-MPIP mPhyDis1 chromosome 3, mPhyDis1.pri.v3, whole genome shotgun sequence, a single genomic region encodes these proteins:
- the ARMC5 gene encoding armadillo repeat-containing protein 5, which yields MAAARPTPADSLSFCLSQLTAAAGEGLGGLKDTATNETPLGRALLALRTRYVKAAGGIERFRARGGLLPLLALLRQASAVGPAPPQTGSGSAPSSVESEASGGPAPSVASSSTPSLPARLRKTLDLALSILANCCTEGACRTEVRRLGGILPLVTILQCVKTDSIQNRTARALGNLAMEPESCGDIHSAGAVPLLVESLTACQDSQCLQSVVRALRNLADSPQHRLALAQQGAVRPLAELLAAAPDPALTLALVRALLELSRGCSRACAEQLSLGGGLGPLVSLASHPKRVVREAAILTLANLCAQGLVRPALGNAGGVEVLLGELQRRRGASGAGPASQQPLVRAVCLLCREAINRARLRDAGGLELLMGLLRDPRASAWHPRVVAALVGFLYDTGALSRLQALGLVPLLAGQLCGEAGDEEEEGKEAASWDFPEEQTPERVEAGSFRSLRSWLISEGYAAGPGDISPDWSPERCPLPPPPEPAEPASPARGSAFMRTPRALRTPGRSPAAAEEPWGREGPALLLLSRFSQAPDPSGALVTGPALCGLLAYVTGAPGPPSPRALRILARLTCNPACLEAFVRSYGAALLRAWLVLGVAPEDWPTLRSRPLTLRSQHRELGEMLLQNLTVQAESPFGVGALTHLLLSGSPEDRVACALTLPFICRKPSLWRRLLLDQGGLRLLLSALTRPAPHPLFLFFAADSLSCLQSLMSPTTSPALPPTIPLDLDPPSPCLYEPLLGPAPIPAPDLHFLLDSGLRLPAQRAASSTASPFFRALLAGSFAEAQMDLVPLRGLSPSAAWPILHHLHGCRGCGAALQPIPLPGQPLLGSEAEEALEAAGRFLLPGLEEELEEAVGHIHLGPQGGPESVSEVFRLGRPRLAVHCARWTLRPGQCPRKRALALVGLVEAAGEEAGPLTEALLAVVMGVEVGSKGPSLDC from the exons ATGGCGGCTGCGAGGCCAACCCCTGCGGACTCGCTCTCATTCTGCCTCTCGCAGCTCACAGCGGCGGCCGGGGAGGGTCTAGGTGGGCTAAAGGACACAGCTACCAACGAGACACCCTTGGGCCGTGCGCTCTTAGCCCTTCGCACGCGCTACGTCAAGGCAGCTGGGGGAATCGAGCGCTTCCGGGCACGCGGTGGGCTCCTCCCCCTTCTCGCGCTGCTACGGCAAGCGTCCGCCGTGGGTCCCGCTCCGCCCCAGACTGGCTCCGGCTCCGCCCCTTCGTCAGTGGAATCCGAGGCTTCtggtggccccgccccctccgttGCGTCCTCATCGACTCCCTCGCTGCCTGCGCGCCTGCGCAAGACCCTGGACTTGGCGCTCAGCATCCTAGCCAACTGCTGTACAGAAGGGGCGTGCCGGACTGAAGTGCGCAGACTCGGAGGCATTCTCCCTTTGG TGACTATTCTTCAGTGTGTGAAGACAGATAGCATCCAGAACCGAACAGCCCGTGCTCTGGGAAACTTAGCCATGGAACCTGAGAGCTGCGGGGACATCCATTCTGCTG GTGCTGTTCCCCTACTCGTTGAGAGCCTGACGGCCTGCCAGGACTCACAGTGCCTACAGAGTGTGGTCCGTGCCCTCCGCAACCTGGCGGACTCACCCCAGCACCGCCTAGCCCTGGCACAGCAGGGAGCAGTGCGCCCACTGGCCGAGCTTCTGGCTGCTGCCCCAGACCCTGCGCTGACCTTGGCCCTAGTCCGTGCCCTTCTGGAACTGAGTCGAGGCTGCTCCCGGGCCTGTGCTGAGCAGCTAAGTCTGGGTGGGGGGCTAGGCCCACTGGTTAGCCTGGCCTCCCACCCCAAAAGGGTGGTACGTGAGGCAGCTATCCTGACTCTTGCCAATCTGTGTGCCCAGGGCCTGGTACGGCCTGCACTGGGCAATGCTGGTGGTGTGGAGGTGCTACTGGGTGAGCTCCAGCGGCGCCGGGGTGCCAGTGGGGCTGGCccagcctcccagcagcccctggtgCGGGCTGTGTGCCTACTTTGCCGGGAGGCCATCAACCGGGCCCGGCTGCGGGATGCTGGTGGTTTGGAGTTGCTGATGGGCCTGTTGCGGGATCCTCGTGCCAGTGCCTGGCACCCTCGTGTTGTGGCTGCCCTTGTGGGCTTCCTCTATGATACAGGGGCCTTGAGCCGACTACAGGCTCTGGGACTTGTACCTCTCTTGGCTGGGCAGTTGTGTGGTGAGGCTGGtgatgaggaagaagagggaaaagaagcTGCTTCCTGGGACTTTCCTGAGGAGCAGACCCCTGAGCGGGTAGAGGCTGGAAGCTTCCGAAGCCTCAG GTCTTGGCTGATATCTGAGGGCTACGCTGCCGGCCCCGGAGACATCTCTCCTGACTGGTCTCCAGAGCGCTGTCCGCTGCCTCCACCACCTGAGCCGGCTGAaccagccagccctgcccgggGCTCGGCCTTCATGCGGACACCTCGTGCCCTGCGCACGCCAGGGCGCAGTCCTGCCGCCGCTGAGGAACCTTGGGGCCGTGAGGGGCCAGCGCTGCTGCTGCTTTCACGGTTCTCCCAGGCTCCAGACCCAAGTGGGGCGCTGGTGACAGGCCCGGCTCTCTGTGGTCTACTGGCCTACGTGACGGGTGCGCCAGGCCCACCGAGCCCGCGTGCACTGCGTATCCTGGCACGCCTCACCTGCAACCCCGCCTGCCTCGAGGCCTTTGTGCGCAGCTATGGAGCTGCGCTGCTGCGTGCCTGGCTGGTGCTTGGTGTCGCCCCAGAGGACTGGCCCACTCTGCGTTCCAGGCCCCTCACCCTGCGCAGCCAGCACCGGGAGCTGG GTGAGATGCTGCTGCAGAACCTGACCGTGCAGGCCGAATCGCCCTTTGGAGTGGGTGCCCTCACTCACCTACTGCTCTCTGGGAGTCCTGAGGACCGTGTGGCCTGTGCATTGACCCTGCCCTTCATCTGTCG GAAGCCCTCTCTGTGGCGCAGACTACTTCTGGACCAGGGCGGCCTTCGTCTCCTCCTCTCGGCACTAACTCGGCCAGCTCCACAcccactcttcctcttctttgccGCAGACTCCCTTTCCTGCCTCCAAAGCCTGATGTCTCCCACTACgagcccagccctcccacctaCAATCCCCTTGGACCTAGACCCGCCCTCCCCTTGCCTCTATGAACCTCTGTTGGGCCcagcccccatcccagcccctgaTCTCCACTTCCTGCTGGACTCAGGCCTACGGCTCCCTGCCCAGCGGGCTGCCTCATCTACTGCCTCCCCTTTCTTCCGGGCCCTGCTAGCTGGCAGCTTTGCCGAAGCCCAGATGGACCTAGTGCCCCTTCGAGGCCTGTCGCCCAGTGCAGCCTGGCCTATTCTGCATCACTTACATGGCTGCCGGGGCTGTGGAGCAGCCTTGCAGCCCATTcccctgccaggccagcccctgcTGGGCTCAGAGGCTGAGGAGGCACTGGAGGCTGCAGGCCGTTTCCTGCTgcctgggctggaggaggagctAGAAGAGGCTGTGGGGCATATCCACCTAGGACCCCAAGGTGGCCCAGAGTCAGTGAGTGAGGTATTTCGCCTGGGCCGACCCCGGCTGGCTGTCCACTGTGCCCGCTGGACACTGAGGCCAGGGCAGTGCCCTCGGAAGCGGGCCCTGGCCTTAGTGGGGCTTGTGGAGGCAGCAGGTGAGGAAGCAGGTCCCCTGACTGAGGCTTTACTGGCTGTGGTGATGGGAGTTGAAGTGGGGAGCAAGGGTCCCAGCCTAGACTGTTGA
- the TGFB1I1 gene encoding transforming growth factor beta-1-induced transcript 1 protein: MEDLDALLSDLETTTSHMPRSGAPKECPSEPLTSSQPYGHQSQMGSGESLGASGDKDHLYSTVCKPQSPKPVAPAAPPFSSSSGVLGTGLCELDRLLQELNATQFNITDEIMSQFPSSKETAGDQKEDQSEDKKRPSLPPSPSPVLSKPSATSATLELDRLMASLSDFRVQNHLPASGPTQPPVPSSGNEGSPPSPGPTSKGSLDTMLGLLQSDLSRRGIPTQAKGLCGSCNKPIAGQVVTALGRAWHPEHFVCSGCSTALGGSSFFEKDGAPFCPECYFERFSPRCGLCNQPIRHKMVTALGTHWHPEHFCCVSCGEPFGDEGFHEREGRPYCRRDFLQLFAPRCQGCQGPILDNYISALSALWHPDCFVCRECFAPFSAGSFYEHEGRPLCENHFHARRGSLCATCGLPVTGRCVSALGRRFHPDHFTCTFCLRPLTKGSFQERAGKPYCQPCFLKLFG; the protein is encoded by the exons ATGGAGGATCTGG ATGCCCTGCTCTCTGACCTGGAGACCACCACCTCACACATGCCAAGGTCAGGGGCTCCCAAAGAGTGTCCCTCAGAGCCCCTCACGTCTTCCCAGCCCTATGGCCACCAGTCGCAG ATGGGGTCTGGGGAGTCTTTAGGAGCCTCTGGAGACAAGGACCATCTGTACAG TACGGTATGCAAGCCTCAGTCTCCAAAGCCTGTGGCCCCTGCGGctcctccattctcctcttccAGTGGTGTCTTGGGCACAGGGCTCTGTGAGCTAGACCGGTTGCTTCAGGAACTTAATGCTACTCAGTTCAACATCACAG aTGAAATAATGTCTCAGTTCCCATCTAGCAAGGAGACTGcaggggaccagaaggaggacCAATCTGAGGACAAGAAAAGGCCTAGCCT CCCTCCCAGCCCATCCCCTGTTCTCTCAAAACCTTCAGCCACCTCTGCCACCCTGGAGCTGGATAGACTGATGGCCTCACTCTCTGACTTCCGAGTCCAGAACCAC CTTCCAGCTTCTGGGCCAACCCAGCCACCAGTGCCAAGCTCTGGGAATGAGGGCTCCCCACCCTCACCGGGCCCGACTAGCAAGGGCAGCTTAGACACCATGCTGGGGCTGCTACAGTCTGACCTCAGCCGCCGTGGCATTCCCACCCAGGCCAAGGGCCTCTGTGGCTCCTGCAATAAACCTATTGCTGGGCAA GTGGTGACTGCACTGGGGCGTGCTTGGCACCCTGAGCACTTCGTTTGTAGTGGCTGTTCCACCGCCCTGGGAGGCAGCAGCTTCTTCGAGAAGGATGGAGCCCCCTTCTGCCCTGAGTGCTACTTCGAGCGCTTCTCCCCACGATGTGGCCTCTGCAATCAACCCATTCGACAT AAGATGGTTACTGCCTTGGGCACCCACTGGCACCCAGAGCATTTCTGCTGCGTCAGTTGCGGGGAGCCCTTTGGAGATGAGG GTTTTCACGAGCGCGAGGGCCGCCCATACTGCCGCCGGGACTTCCTGCAGCTCTTCGCCCCACGCTGCCAAGGCTGCCAAGGCCCCATTCTGGATAACTACATCTCAGCGCTCAGTGCACTCTGGCACCCAGACTGTTTCGTCTGCAGG GAATGCTTCGCGCCCTTCTCAGCAGGCAGCTTTTACGAGCACGAGGGCCGCCCACTGTGTGAAAACCATTTCCACGCGCGGCGCGGTTCGCTGTGCGCCACGTGCGGCCTCCCGGTGACCGGACGTTGTGTGTCTGCGCTTGGCCGCCGCTTCCACCCGGACCACTTCACCTGCACCTTCTGCCTGCGCCCGCTCACCAAGGGCTCCTTCCAAGAGCGCGCCGGCAAGCCCTACTGCCAGCCCTGCTTTCTCAAGCTCTTTGGCTGA